Proteins from one Arthrobacter sp. Soc17.1.1.1 genomic window:
- a CDS encoding ExeM/NucH family extracellular endonuclease — protein sequence MVNSSWKGALGAALSVGLIASPMIALPAGAVETPPATASVAGNGVVINEAFLTGGSAGTPFTNKYVELYNPTDAPVSLDGWSLQYRGPASTATPGPTALSGTIPAKGYFLIQGGSNGTAGSALPTPDLAIGINPGAPGGVLVLANQTTSVGALRTGSIVGTPGVVDALGYGTATAFEGTVATTPGAGSTKSANRTAFADTDSNGVDFTLQDPTPTNSASAPAGPTPTPTPTPTVPSAPAAVTPIRDIQGTGPTTPLSGKAVTTRGKVTAAYPTGGFAGFYLQTAGSSAAVDHTASDAVFVYSPATVASVAVGDYVEVTGTAGEFAGLTQITVPAGGTTKLTEAAEEPKASAIALPATETAREAVEGMLFQPSGAYTVADNYTLNQYGEVTLAAGTERLRQPTDVARPGTEENAAVAADNAARSVRLDDGASTNFFTGANRDKVLPYLTQSQPVRVGYGATFTSPVVLDYRNSAWKFQPLAELNGANPGGVQPVQFAGERPAAPAEVGGNLKIASFNVLNYFPTTGEDQTGCRYFTDRAGNPITVDGGCNSRGAANKVNFERQEAKIVAAINGLDADVVTLMEVENSVRFGKDRDAALATLVEALNEKAPGTWDYVRSPAAVPAPADEDFIRTAVIYKKAVAEPVGESVILNDKVAFSNARKPLAQAFKPVGGTEAETFLAIVNHFKSKGSGPSSGGDADTGDGQGAWNAARVTQARALVAFADTMKATAKTDKVFLTGDFNSYTQEDPMQVLYEAGYVNQGEKEGDFSYVFSGLSGSLDHILASKAADAAVTGVDTWNINSVESVALEYSRFNNNVTDYYVADQYRASDHDPVIVGLDLAPAATTAELNLLNINDFHGRIDANTVRFAGTVEKLRAESGEDRTAFLSAGDNIGASLFASSLQEDKPTLDVLDALGLQASAVGNHEFDKGLADLTGRVSDTADFPYLGANVYTKGTTEPALDEYTIITVDGVDVAVIGVVTEETESLVSPGGIATVDFGDPVEAVNRVAQEIEDQDLADVIVAEYHEGAGDGVVEKATLEQEIAAGGAFARIVTGTTPLVDAIFTGHTHKQYAWDAPVPGVEGKTRPILQTGSYGEFVGQISLTVDRATGDVQSYTARNVARTTDTDAALVAGFPRVAEVKSIVDAALAQAAVIGNQPVGSVTKDITSAFIGTARDDRGSESTLGNLVADSLKASLSSAERGGAQIGVVNPGGLRNELYYAPDGVVTFAEANAVLPFVNDLWTTTLTGAQFKAMLEQQWQPDGSSRAFLALGLSDNVSVTYDPTLARGSRITSVTIDGAPLDPAKGYRIGTFSFLAQGGDNFTAFREGTDTRESGLVDRDAWIDYIRANSPLSPSFDRRSVQVQGAPTTVKAGDAVTFTVSKLDLTSLGSPVNTTLAASFVAANGTVTQLGSVPVAGGSATVNVTIPATASGQGRIVLTAAPSTTTVTLPVSVGAGVVFSDIEGNLHEDAIAWLAGRGLAKGYEDGTYRPLSSINRDAMAAFLYRLAGEPEYTAPAVSPFKDITPAIQFYKEMSWLAETGISTGYGDGTFRPLEPVNRDAMAAFMNRFAGDYCNIGDAAEFTNPASASFPDVPVNLQFAREIAWMKESGISTGWPDGTYRPVTPVARDAMAAFIQRLDAYEGTNGGCKP from the coding sequence ATGGTTAATTCGTCATGGAAGGGAGCGCTCGGTGCGGCGCTGTCGGTGGGGCTGATCGCCTCACCGATGATCGCACTACCGGCCGGTGCGGTGGAGACACCACCGGCGACGGCGTCCGTCGCAGGGAACGGCGTCGTCATCAACGAGGCATTCCTGACCGGCGGTTCCGCAGGGACGCCGTTCACCAACAAGTACGTGGAGCTCTACAACCCGACCGATGCACCCGTGAGCCTGGACGGCTGGTCGCTCCAGTACCGCGGGCCGGCATCCACCGCGACACCGGGTCCGACGGCCCTCAGCGGCACCATCCCGGCCAAGGGCTACTTCCTCATCCAGGGTGGCAGCAACGGCACGGCGGGTTCCGCTCTGCCCACGCCTGATCTCGCGATCGGAATCAACCCCGGCGCCCCGGGCGGCGTCCTCGTGCTGGCGAACCAGACCACGAGCGTCGGCGCCCTGCGCACCGGCAGCATCGTCGGCACGCCCGGCGTCGTCGACGCCCTCGGCTACGGCACCGCCACCGCGTTCGAGGGCACGGTCGCCACGACACCGGGCGCCGGCAGCACGAAGTCCGCGAACCGCACGGCCTTCGCCGACACGGACAGCAACGGCGTGGACTTCACGCTCCAGGACCCGACGCCGACGAACAGCGCATCGGCCCCTGCCGGACCGACGCCGACTCCGACGCCGACCCCGACGGTTCCGTCGGCACCGGCCGCGGTCACCCCCATCCGCGACATCCAGGGGACGGGCCCCACGACGCCGCTCTCCGGCAAGGCCGTGACGACGCGCGGCAAGGTCACCGCGGCGTACCCCACGGGCGGCTTCGCGGGCTTCTACCTGCAGACCGCGGGCAGCTCGGCAGCAGTCGACCACACCGCCTCCGATGCCGTCTTCGTCTACTCCCCCGCGACCGTCGCCTCAGTCGCCGTGGGCGACTACGTGGAGGTCACCGGTACCGCCGGTGAGTTCGCCGGCCTGACGCAGATCACCGTGCCCGCCGGTGGCACCACGAAGCTCACCGAAGCGGCCGAGGAGCCCAAGGCCTCGGCCATTGCGCTGCCCGCCACCGAGACGGCGCGTGAGGCAGTCGAGGGCATGCTCTTCCAGCCCTCCGGCGCGTACACCGTTGCCGACAACTACACGCTCAACCAGTACGGCGAGGTCACCCTGGCCGCCGGTACCGAGCGCCTCCGCCAGCCGACCGACGTCGCCCGCCCGGGCACGGAGGAGAACGCAGCGGTCGCCGCGGACAACGCGGCCCGGAGCGTCCGGCTCGACGACGGCGCCTCGACCAACTTCTTCACCGGGGCCAACCGCGACAAGGTACTCCCGTACCTGACGCAGTCCCAGCCCGTGCGTGTCGGCTACGGCGCCACCTTCACCTCCCCGGTGGTCCTCGACTACCGCAACAGCGCCTGGAAGTTCCAGCCGCTCGCCGAGCTCAACGGCGCGAACCCGGGCGGCGTCCAGCCCGTGCAGTTCGCCGGCGAGCGCCCCGCCGCTCCGGCGGAGGTGGGCGGGAACCTGAAGATCGCCTCGTTCAACGTGCTGAACTACTTCCCCACCACCGGTGAGGACCAGACCGGCTGCCGGTACTTCACCGACCGCGCGGGCAACCCGATCACCGTCGACGGCGGCTGCAACTCCCGCGGCGCCGCGAACAAGGTCAACTTCGAGCGCCAGGAGGCAAAGATCGTCGCCGCCATCAACGGCCTCGACGCCGACGTCGTGACGCTCATGGAGGTCGAGAACTCCGTGCGTTTCGGCAAGGACCGTGACGCCGCGCTGGCCACCCTCGTGGAGGCGCTCAACGAGAAGGCTCCCGGCACCTGGGACTACGTCCGCTCACCCGCGGCCGTTCCGGCTCCCGCCGACGAGGACTTCATCCGCACCGCCGTGATCTACAAGAAGGCCGTGGCGGAGCCCGTGGGCGAGTCCGTCATCCTCAATGACAAGGTGGCGTTCTCCAACGCCCGCAAGCCCCTCGCACAGGCGTTCAAGCCGGTGGGCGGCACCGAGGCGGAGACCTTCCTCGCGATCGTCAACCACTTCAAGTCCAAGGGCTCCGGCCCCAGCTCCGGCGGTGACGCCGACACGGGCGACGGCCAGGGCGCCTGGAACGCCGCGCGCGTCACGCAGGCCAGGGCCCTCGTGGCCTTCGCGGACACCATGAAGGCCACGGCGAAGACGGACAAGGTCTTCCTGACCGGCGACTTCAACTCGTACACGCAGGAGGACCCCATGCAGGTCCTCTACGAGGCCGGGTACGTCAACCAGGGCGAGAAGGAGGGCGACTTCTCGTACGTCTTCTCGGGCCTGAGCGGCTCGCTCGACCACATCCTGGCCTCGAAGGCTGCGGATGCCGCAGTGACGGGCGTGGACACGTGGAACATCAACTCCGTCGAGTCGGTAGCCCTCGAGTACAGCCGGTTCAACAACAACGTCACGGACTACTACGTGGCGGACCAGTACCGCGCCAGCGACCACGACCCCGTGATCGTGGGCCTCGACCTCGCGCCCGCGGCCACCACCGCGGAGCTCAACCTGCTGAACATCAACGACTTCCACGGCCGGATCGACGCCAATACGGTGCGCTTCGCCGGGACCGTCGAGAAGCTGCGCGCCGAGTCCGGTGAGGACAGGACGGCGTTCCTGTCCGCCGGTGACAACATCGGTGCGTCGCTGTTCGCCTCCTCCCTGCAGGAGGACAAGCCCACCCTCGACGTCCTGGACGCCCTGGGCCTCCAGGCCTCGGCCGTGGGCAACCACGAGTTCGACAAGGGCCTCGCGGACCTGACCGGGCGCGTCTCGGACACCGCGGACTTCCCGTACCTGGGTGCGAACGTCTACACCAAGGGCACCACCGAGCCCGCGCTCGACGAGTACACCATCATCACCGTCGACGGCGTCGACGTCGCCGTGATCGGCGTCGTCACCGAGGAGACCGAGTCACTCGTCAGCCCCGGTGGGATCGCGACCGTCGACTTCGGCGACCCCGTCGAAGCCGTCAACCGCGTGGCGCAGGAGATCGAGGACCAGGACCTCGCCGACGTCATCGTCGCCGAGTACCACGAGGGCGCCGGGGACGGCGTCGTCGAGAAGGCGACCCTCGAGCAGGAGATCGCAGCAGGCGGTGCGTTCGCGAGGATCGTCACCGGGACCACCCCCCTCGTGGATGCGATCTTCACCGGTCACACCCACAAGCAGTACGCGTGGGACGCCCCCGTCCCGGGCGTCGAGGGGAAGACCCGGCCCATCCTGCAGACCGGTTCCTACGGCGAGTTCGTCGGCCAGATCAGCCTGACCGTCGACCGGGCCACCGGGGACGTCCAGTCCTACACGGCGCGCAACGTCGCACGGACCACGGACACCGACGCAGCTCTCGTCGCCGGCTTCCCCCGGGTCGCCGAGGTCAAGAGCATCGTCGACGCGGCCCTCGCGCAGGCGGCGGTCATCGGCAACCAGCCCGTCGGATCAGTCACCAAGGACATCACGTCGGCCTTCATCGGCACTGCACGTGATGACCGCGGTTCGGAGTCGACGCTCGGCAACCTCGTCGCCGATTCGCTGAAGGCCAGCCTCTCCTCCGCCGAACGCGGCGGGGCACAGATCGGCGTCGTCAACCCGGGTGGACTCCGCAACGAGCTCTACTACGCACCCGACGGCGTCGTGACGTTCGCCGAGGCGAACGCGGTGCTGCCGTTCGTGAACGACCTCTGGACCACCACCCTGACCGGTGCGCAGTTCAAGGCGATGCTCGAGCAGCAGTGGCAGCCCGACGGCAGTTCGCGTGCGTTCCTGGCCCTCGGCCTGTCGGACAACGTGAGCGTCACCTACGACCCCACGCTCGCGCGGGGTTCGAGGATCACCTCGGTCACGATCGACGGTGCACCGCTGGACCCGGCGAAGGGGTACCGCATCGGCACCTTCAGCTTCCTCGCCCAGGGCGGTGACAACTTCACGGCCTTCCGTGAGGGCACCGACACCCGCGAGTCGGGCCTGGTGGACCGCGACGCGTGGATCGACTACATCAGGGCGAACAGCCCGCTGTCGCCGTCGTTCGACCGTCGCAGCGTGCAGGTGCAGGGCGCTCCGACCACGGTGAAGGCCGGCGACGCCGTCACCTTCACGGTGTCGAAGCTGGACCTCACCTCGCTCGGCAGCCCGGTGAACACCACGCTGGCCGCGAGCTTCGTGGCCGCGAACGGCACCGTCACACAGCTCGGGTCCGTCCCGGTGGCCGGTGGCAGCGCCACCGTGAACGTCACCATCCCGGCGACCGCGAGCGGACAGGGCCGGATCGTCCTGACGGCCGCACCGAGCACGACGACGGTGACCCTGCCGGTCAGCGTCGGAGCGGGCGTCGTCTTCTCGGACATCGAGGGCAACCTCCACGAGGATGCCATCGCGTGGCTCGCGGGCCGTGGGCTCGCGAAGGGCTATGAGGACGGCACCTACCGGCCGCTGAGTTCCATCAACCGCGACGCCATGGCGGCATTCCTCTACCGCCTGGCCGGCGAGCCCGAGTACACAGCACCGGCGGTCTCACCGTTCAAGGACATCACCCCTGCCATCCAGTTCTACAAGGAGATGTCCTGGCTCGCCGAGACCGGGATCTCCACGGGCTACGGTGACGGCACGTTCCGTCCCCTCGAACCCGTGAACCGCGATGCCATGGCTGCCTTCATGAACCGCTTCGCCGGCGACTACTGCAACATCGGCGACGCAGCGGAGTTCACGAACCCCGCGTCGGCTTCCTTCCCCGACGTCCCCGTGAACCTGCAGTTCGCACGGGAGATCGCCTGGATGAAGGAGTCCGGGATCAGCACCGGCTGGCCTGACGGAACCTACCGTCCGGTGACGCCGGTCGCCCGCGACGCCATGGCCGCCTTCATCCAGCGGCTGGACGCGTACGAGGGCACCAACGGGGGCTGCAAGCCCTAG
- a CDS encoding septum formation family protein: MGTGQHRSRGRLRATAAALVIGVLASVPGCSVFGPPGPERDADGAVTAEATTDAFSLQVGDCINDPGTESVTDITVLPCDQPHVFETFARTDMPDGEYPGVPAANTAASEFCAGEFATYVGLKYDASVLELLYFYPVEESWKAAGDREILCFVAEQGEEPVTGTLRDARR, from the coding sequence ATGGGTACTGGGCAGCACAGGAGCAGGGGACGCCTGCGGGCGACGGCGGCCGCACTGGTGATCGGGGTCCTCGCTTCCGTCCCGGGCTGCAGCGTCTTCGGCCCACCCGGCCCGGAGCGCGACGCCGACGGCGCCGTGACGGCCGAGGCCACGACGGACGCCTTCTCACTCCAGGTGGGCGACTGCATCAACGACCCCGGCACGGAGAGCGTCACCGACATCACCGTGCTGCCGTGCGATCAGCCCCACGTCTTCGAGACCTTCGCCCGCACCGACATGCCCGACGGCGAGTACCCGGGAGTGCCCGCCGCCAACACCGCCGCGAGCGAGTTCTGCGCCGGGGAGTTCGCCACGTACGTGGGTCTGAAGTACGACGCATCGGTCCTCGAACTGCTCTACTTCTACCCGGTCGAGGAGAGCTGGAAGGCGGCGGGCGACCGCGAGATCCTCTGCTTCGTCGCCGAGCAGGGCGAGGAACCGGTGACCGGGACACTGCGGGACGCCCGCAGATAG
- a CDS encoding NAD(P)H-quinone oxidoreductase: protein MRAVVIEGAGGPEVLSVQEVPEPVLRQGEVLVDVVAAGLNRADVQQRRGLYPPPAGASPLPGLEVSGRIADAGGSSFAVGDPVVALLAGGGYAERVAVPAGQVVPAPDGVDLVEAAGLPETAATVWSNLVLQAGLAAGDDVLIHGASGGIGVMAVQVGLALGAVPHVTAGSAAKLEIARSLGVRTLIDYREQDFVEEVRAATDGRGVDVVLDVVGAKYLARNLQSLATGGRLVVIGLQGGATAELDLGVLMGKRASVAGTTLRARPVAEKAAIMAAVRENVWPLVATGAVKPFVGRTFPLADVAAAHAYFDSGEHTGKVLLVMD, encoded by the coding sequence ATGCGTGCAGTGGTGATCGAGGGTGCCGGCGGACCGGAGGTCCTCTCCGTGCAGGAGGTCCCGGAGCCCGTGCTCCGGCAGGGGGAGGTGCTCGTCGACGTCGTCGCGGCCGGCCTGAACCGCGCCGACGTCCAGCAGCGGCGCGGCCTCTACCCGCCGCCCGCGGGTGCGTCCCCGCTGCCGGGCCTCGAGGTCTCCGGCCGCATCGCCGACGCGGGCGGTTCGTCGTTCGCCGTGGGAGACCCCGTGGTCGCCCTGCTGGCCGGCGGCGGCTACGCGGAGCGGGTCGCCGTACCGGCGGGCCAGGTGGTCCCTGCTCCCGACGGCGTGGACCTCGTCGAGGCCGCGGGACTGCCGGAGACGGCCGCGACCGTGTGGTCGAACCTCGTGCTGCAGGCGGGCCTCGCCGCCGGGGACGACGTCCTGATCCACGGGGCGTCCGGCGGCATCGGCGTGATGGCCGTGCAGGTGGGCCTCGCCCTGGGCGCCGTGCCCCACGTGACGGCGGGATCCGCGGCGAAGCTGGAGATCGCCCGGTCCCTCGGCGTACGGACGCTCATCGACTACCGCGAACAGGATTTCGTCGAGGAGGTGAGGGCCGCCACGGATGGCCGCGGAGTGGACGTCGTCCTCGACGTCGTCGGCGCGAAGTACCTCGCACGGAACCTCCAGTCCCTCGCGACCGGCGGGCGTCTCGTGGTGATCGGGCTGCAGGGAGGCGCGACGGCGGAACTGGACCTCGGGGTGCTCATGGGCAAGCGGGCGAGCGTGGCCGGCACCACGCTGCGCGCCCGGCCCGTCGCCGAGAAGGCCGCCATCATGGCGGCGGTCCGCGAGAACGTGTGGCCGCTCGTCGCCACGGGAGCCGTGAAGCCCTTCGTCGGTCGGACCTTCCCGCTGGCCGACGTGGCGGCCGCCCACGCCTACTTCGATTCGGGGGAGCACACCGGGAAGGTCCTGCTGGTCATGGACTGA
- a CDS encoding FUSC family protein — MPLLRDLVHMAPSASDHHPALRCAVGVGVPLFVVLLLGRLDLAVFATFGAFAGIYGRNEPHRPRLATQLRGGGLMLAVILAAALTARADVGPWGLILLTSAVAGLGTFLAGLFRLRPGGSLFHIFAFAAIASVPAQPPLWQGLTTAAATVAFAVLLGQAGLLWPGHRTPWRRAPADHPTARHLAALGREAALYVVAALLAGSVATLLGIGHTYWAMVAATVPLVGQSARARVTRGLQRLLGTFAGLVLTALILLPGLPAWQLVLVIAVAQFAAEMFILRQYALAQAFVTPLALVSTELAHPTDPAGLLVDRGLETGIGAFVGIALVLALHLRQRAAEVRTPLSP, encoded by the coding sequence GTGCCACTCCTCCGTGACCTCGTGCACATGGCCCCCTCGGCCTCCGACCACCACCCCGCGCTGCGCTGCGCCGTGGGCGTGGGGGTCCCCCTCTTCGTCGTCCTGCTGCTCGGCAGGCTCGATCTCGCGGTGTTCGCGACGTTCGGGGCCTTCGCCGGCATCTACGGCAGGAACGAGCCGCACCGTCCGCGGCTCGCCACCCAGCTGCGCGGTGGCGGCCTCATGCTCGCGGTGATCCTCGCGGCGGCGCTCACCGCACGGGCCGACGTCGGCCCGTGGGGTCTGATCCTGCTCACGAGCGCCGTGGCGGGGCTGGGCACCTTCCTCGCGGGCCTGTTCCGCCTCCGCCCGGGCGGATCCCTGTTCCATATCTTCGCCTTCGCGGCCATCGCCTCGGTGCCGGCCCAACCGCCGCTCTGGCAGGGGCTCACGACGGCGGCGGCGACGGTGGCGTTCGCCGTCCTCCTCGGACAGGCGGGCCTCCTCTGGCCGGGCCATCGCACGCCCTGGCGCAGGGCACCCGCCGATCACCCGACCGCCCGGCACCTCGCGGCCCTGGGACGCGAGGCCGCCCTGTACGTGGTGGCGGCCCTCCTCGCAGGCAGCGTGGCCACCCTGCTGGGGATCGGCCACACCTACTGGGCCATGGTCGCGGCGACGGTCCCCCTGGTCGGTCAGTCCGCCCGCGCCCGCGTGACCCGGGGCCTCCAGCGTCTGCTCGGGACGTTCGCCGGGCTGGTCCTGACCGCGCTGATCCTGCTCCCGGGGCTCCCGGCCTGGCAGCTCGTCCTCGTGATCGCCGTCGCGCAGTTCGCCGCCGAGATGTTCATCCTCCGGCAGTACGCGCTCGCGCAGGCCTTCGTCACGCCGCTCGCCCTCGTCTCCACGGAGCTGGCCCACCCCACCGACCCGGCGGGCCTGCTCGTTGACCGGGGCCTTGAGACCGGGATCGGCGCGTTCGTCGGGATCGCCCTGGTGCTGGCGCTGCACCTCCGGCAGCGCGCTGCGGAGGTGCGGACCCCGCTCAGTCCATGA
- a CDS encoding carbon starvation CstA family protein translates to MSKKQNGSHRHADVLVTDPDLPPVAVDPQQAEAEDRRWTPAKIALWVGIALLGGIAWTMLAIVRGETVNAIWFVFAAVCTYLIAYRFYSKFIERHLLKPDDRRATPAEYKADGKDYATTDRRVLYGHHFAAIAGAGPLVGPVLAAQMGYLPGTLWIIIGVIFAGAVQDYLVMFFSMRRGGRSLGQMAREELGVIGGTAALIATLTIMIIIVAILALVVVNALGESPWGVFSVSMTIPIALFMGVYLRYLRPGKVTEVSLIGFALLLLAIVGGGWISETAWGVEIFTLDRITIAWGIIIYGFIAAVLPVWLLLAPRDYLSTFMKIGTIVMLAVAIVITRPEISVPAITPYATSGTGPVVAGTLFPFLFVTIACGALSGFHALISSGTTPKMIEKERQTRFIGYGGMLMESFVAIMALVAALSIDRGIYFAMNSSAAATGGTIEGAVTFVNGLGLTGVNLTQEALSTMASNVGEESIVSRTGGAPTLAVGIAQIMQGVFGGAGMMAFWYHFAIMFEALFILTAVDAGTRVARFMLQDSIGNFVPRFRDTSWRAGAWICTAIMVAGWGAILIMGVTDPLGGINTLFPLFGIANQLLAAIALAVCMAICAKKGLFRFLWIPAVPLAFASVVTISASFLKIFSPVPAIGYWAQHTAFRDALAAGEESFGTAKTVAAMEAVVRNTFIQGTLSIIFVVLSIIVILTAILATIRAYRHGGGKENEDVPLASRLFAPAGLIASPAEKELEAQWAALEPGKRPARTGH, encoded by the coding sequence ATGAGCAAGAAGCAGAACGGATCCCACCGGCACGCCGACGTGCTGGTGACGGATCCGGACCTGCCGCCGGTCGCCGTCGACCCGCAGCAGGCCGAAGCAGAAGACCGCCGGTGGACGCCGGCGAAGATCGCCCTCTGGGTGGGCATCGCACTCCTGGGCGGGATCGCCTGGACCATGCTCGCCATCGTCCGCGGCGAGACCGTCAACGCCATCTGGTTCGTCTTCGCGGCCGTCTGCACCTACCTCATCGCCTACCGGTTCTACTCGAAGTTCATCGAGCGCCACCTCCTGAAGCCCGACGACCGCCGAGCCACTCCGGCCGAGTACAAGGCCGACGGCAAGGACTATGCGACCACCGACCGCCGGGTCCTCTACGGCCACCACTTCGCCGCCATCGCCGGCGCCGGACCCCTCGTGGGCCCCGTCCTCGCGGCACAGATGGGCTACCTCCCCGGCACGCTCTGGATCATCATCGGCGTCATCTTCGCGGGCGCGGTCCAGGACTACCTCGTCATGTTCTTCTCGATGCGCCGCGGGGGCCGCTCCCTCGGCCAGATGGCGCGCGAGGAACTCGGGGTCATCGGCGGCACCGCAGCCCTCATCGCCACCCTGACCATCATGATCATCATCGTGGCCATCCTCGCGCTCGTGGTCGTGAACGCGCTCGGAGAGAGCCCCTGGGGCGTCTTCTCCGTCTCCATGACCATCCCGATCGCCCTCTTCATGGGGGTCTACCTGCGCTACCTGCGGCCGGGCAAGGTCACCGAGGTGTCCCTCATCGGCTTCGCGCTGCTGCTGCTCGCCATCGTCGGCGGCGGCTGGATCTCCGAGACGGCATGGGGCGTCGAGATCTTCACCCTCGACCGCATCACGATCGCGTGGGGCATCATCATCTACGGCTTCATCGCCGCCGTGCTGCCCGTCTGGCTCCTGCTGGCACCCCGCGACTACCTCTCCACGTTCATGAAGATCGGCACGATCGTCATGCTGGCGGTCGCGATCGTCATCACCCGGCCGGAGATCAGCGTCCCCGCCATCACGCCCTACGCGACCTCCGGCACCGGTCCCGTCGTCGCGGGCACGCTGTTCCCGTTCCTCTTCGTGACCATCGCCTGCGGTGCGCTCTCCGGGTTCCACGCCCTCATCTCCTCCGGCACCACGCCGAAGATGATCGAGAAGGAACGCCAGACCCGCTTCATCGGGTACGGCGGCATGCTCATGGAGTCCTTCGTGGCGATCATGGCGCTCGTCGCGGCCCTGTCGATCGACCGCGGGATCTACTTCGCGATGAACTCCTCCGCGGCGGCGACCGGCGGCACCATCGAGGGCGCCGTGACGTTCGTCAACGGACTCGGCCTCACCGGCGTGAACCTCACCCAGGAGGCGCTGAGCACGATGGCCTCGAACGTCGGCGAGGAATCGATCGTCTCCCGGACGGGCGGTGCTCCGACCCTCGCCGTCGGTATCGCTCAGATCATGCAGGGCGTCTTCGGCGGCGCGGGCATGATGGCGTTCTGGTACCACTTCGCCATCATGTTCGAGGCGCTCTTCATCCTCACCGCGGTCGACGCCGGCACCCGCGTGGCGCGCTTCATGCTGCAGGACAGCATCGGCAACTTCGTGCCCCGCTTCCGCGACACCTCCTGGCGGGCGGGCGCGTGGATCTGCACGGCCATCATGGTGGCCGGCTGGGGGGCGATCCTCATCATGGGCGTCACCGATCCCCTCGGCGGCATCAACACGCTCTTCCCGCTGTTCGGTATCGCCAACCAGCTGCTCGCGGCCATCGCGCTCGCGGTGTGCATGGCGATCTGCGCCAAGAAGGGGCTTTTCCGGTTCCTGTGGATCCCGGCGGTCCCGCTCGCCTTCGCGTCCGTCGTCACGATCTCGGCGTCGTTCCTGAAGATCTTCTCGCCGGTCCCGGCCATCGGCTACTGGGCCCAGCACACGGCGTTCAGGGACGCCCTGGCGGCCGGTGAGGAGAGTTTCGGCACGGCCAAGACGGTGGCCGCCATGGAAGCGGTGGTGCGCAACACCTTCATCCAGGGCACGCTGTCGATCATCTTCGTGGTGCTGTCGATCATCGTCATCCTGACGGCGATCCTCGCGACCATCCGCGCCTACCGGCACGGCGGCGGCAAGGAGAACGAGGACGTCCCGCTGGCCTCGCGCCTCTTCGCGCCGGCCGGCCTCATCGCGTCCCCGGCGGAGAAGGAGCTGGAGGCACAGTGGGCCGCCCTGGAGCCGGGCAAGCGGCCGGCGCGGACGGGGCACTGA
- a CDS encoding YbdD/YjiX family protein yields MTVPQVLSHARDTARELAWLFKGVMGENAYQAYLDHHERSHAGGLPMTEREFWRDKTDRQDANPEGRCC; encoded by the coding sequence ATGACCGTGCCGCAGGTGCTCTCCCACGCACGGGACACAGCCCGTGAACTGGCGTGGCTGTTCAAGGGGGTCATGGGGGAGAACGCCTACCAGGCGTACCTCGACCACCACGAGCGCTCCCACGCCGGCGGGCTCCCGATGACGGAGCGCGAGTTCTGGCGGGACAAGACCGACCGCCAGGACGCGAACCCCGAGGGACGCTGCTGCTGA
- a CDS encoding ABC transporter ATP-binding protein: MTPSPSTPPLPATQDRPAPSDGTAPADTIAVSAAGLRCSYGSYEAVHGIDLTIRNGEFFALLGTNGAGKTTTMETLEGHRAATSGTVSVLGGDPYRDRSSIRPRLGIMLQEAGFADDLTVEETCRLWLRLSTADPRARTREEVITAGLEVLDLRAKASTRVKMLSGGQRRRLDLLLATANEPDVLFLDEPTTGLDPESRERTWELVRGLNDAGTTVVLTTHYLEEAERYADRLAIMHDGGIAVEGTLAEVLRREPSTVSFEVDAAVDVLQLKGLGLSPDFVPTPSTTKVIVPTPDLQRDLRTVLSWADSSRIRLDRLAASEASLAAVFRRVSVGDAA, from the coding sequence ATGACTCCCTCACCCAGCACCCCGCCACTGCCCGCGACGCAGGACCGCCCGGCCCCCTCGGACGGCACGGCACCTGCGGACACCATCGCCGTCTCCGCCGCGGGCCTGCGCTGCTCCTACGGTTCGTACGAGGCGGTCCACGGCATCGACCTGACCATCCGCAACGGTGAGTTCTTCGCCCTGCTCGGCACCAACGGGGCCGGCAAGACCACCACCATGGAGACGCTCGAGGGCCACCGCGCAGCGACGTCCGGCACCGTCTCGGTGCTCGGGGGCGACCCGTACCGCGACCGGTCCTCCATCCGGCCCCGCCTGGGCATCATGCTGCAGGAGGCAGGCTTCGCCGACGACCTCACCGTGGAGGAGACCTGCCGCCTGTGGCTCCGCCTGTCCACGGCAGACCCCCGCGCCAGGACCCGCGAGGAGGTCATCACAGCCGGCCTGGAGGTGCTGGACCTCCGCGCCAAGGCCTCGACCCGCGTCAAGATGCTCTCGGGCGGGCAGCGCCGCCGCCTGGACCTCCTCCTCGCCACCGCCAACGAGCCCGATGTCCTCTTCCTCGACGAGCCGACCACGGGCCTCGACCCGGAGTCCCGCGAACGGACCTGGGAACTCGTCCGCGGACTGAACGATGCCGGGACCACGGTGGTCCTCACCACCCACTACCTCGAGGAGGCGGAGCGCTACGCAGACCGGCTGGCGATCATGCACGACGGCGGAATCGCCGTCGAGGGCACCCTCGCGGAGGTGCTGCGGCGCGAGCCGTCGACCGTCTCCTTCGAGGTCGACGCAGCCGTCGACGTCCTGCAGCTCAAAGGACTCGGCCTGTCACCGGACTTCGTGCCGACCCCGTCCACGACGAAGGTGATCGTGCCGACGCCCGATCTGCAGCGCGACCTCCGGACGGTCCTGTCCTGGGCCGACTCCTCCCGGATCAGGCTGGACCGCCTGGCCGCCTCGGAGGCATCGCTGGCCGCCGTCTTCCGCCGGGTCAGCGTCGGCGACGCCGCCTAG